From the genome of Candidatus Dadabacteria bacterium:
TGCGACAAGGAGTTGTTAATCGCCCTGCAGAATCGAATTGTCGATCCACGTTTCATAAACGAAGATTATCGAACGGTTCAAAATTATGTAGGTCAGACGATTTCCTATCAAAAAGAGTTAATTCATTATGTGTGTCCCAAGCCGGAAGATCTTCCCGACTTGATGCGGGGGCTCCTGACTTCTCATCGGCTTATGATGACCGGCGGTGTTTCAGCTATTGTTCACGCTGCCGTAGTAGCCTACGGGTTTGTCTTTATTCATCCGTTTGAAGATGGTAACGGTCGAATCCACCGGTTTTTGATCCACAATATTTTTTCCATTCGAGGAATGGTTCCGGAAGGTCTGATGTTTCCCGTGTCTGCTGTAATGCTTAACAATCCGGAAGGCTACGATGATTCTTTAGAGGCATTTTCACTTCCCTTGAACCAACTTGTGGAATACAGCTTGGATGGGCTTGCCCAGATGACCGTCCACAACGATACTGCGTACTGGTATCGTTACATTGATATGACGGCACAAGCGGAAGCTTTGCATGATTTTGTCGTTCAAACCGTCGAAAGCGAACTTGTAGAGGAACTGAACTTCCTCGCAAACTATGACAGCACAAAAAAGGCGATTCAGGATGTTATCGATATGCCCGACCGCCTGATAGATTTGTTTATCCGGATTTGCCTTGAAAACAAAGGCAGACTGTCTGCGAACAAAAGAAAGTCGCATTTTGATTTCTTAAGCGACGGCGAACTTTTTTTGATGGAAAGTGCCGTCAGGGAAAAATACCGTGCGTTAGCGCAATAGCTTCTGACCGCTAAGGGTGGACCGGCCTTCGAAGTCTCATTCCGTCCGGGTTCCCCGGGCTGTGGTTGTTAACGTTGCGAAAGTGGTATGCGGATGACAACGCCGCCCATGGTCTTGCCAAGCTTGAAATCGCTTCGCGGACTGTCTTTGTGATTGTTATGGCAGTTAATGCATGCGGGAGCCACGGCGACATCCGGGTAGACCGCCGTGAAGAATGTTTTTCCGCCCAGCGTCTCTTCCGCGTAAAAAGGCTTCTGTTTCTTTGCTACCGCTTCAAGCCCTTGCTTTTCCACTTCGGTTTTAGGCGCGTTCTGCTTGTTAACCGGCCAGAGCGAAAGAAGGGAATAGGTGAAAACATCGGTTTTGTCCGAAACCATCTTGGCTCCCATGCGGAACATCTGGGCCGGCAGTGGGAGCGCCTTGTCATCTTTCCAGTGCTCGCTCGCCTCGATAACTTTCTCTTCGTCCTGCAGACGATCGACCACTTTGCGGGTGTAGACGGTCCGGTCGGATTCTATGACGGCGTAAAGCGCGTCGGCCATCGTTCTGGGAGTGAAGGTAGTGCCGGATTCCTGGTTGTTCCCGCTGCCCCCGCCACTGCCGCCGCATCCTGTTGCCAGAGCGGCCAGAAGAAACCCGCCCAGTGTTAATGTGCGGACAGTTCTGTTCATGATCATCATTTCTTTTTTCTCCTCAGGTCTTCAACCGCCCGCTGCACTGCCATATCGACGCTTTCGACATGGCGGGACGGCTGTCCCTTGAAATTCCGCTCGATGAGGACCGGGTCCGCAAGAGCATCGATCGAAAAAGGAAGTCCGTGACATTTCATGCAGACGCCGCGGATCATCTTCTCGTTCGGCTGCAGGTTCATATTTTGATTATGCTGAACCAAAACCCGTTTGTCATCACTTTTTTTGTGCGTCTCCCGGGGCAGGTGACAGGTGGCGCAACTCACACCGCTTCCCGGGGCTCCGAGGCCGCTTGCCTCCGCCTGCCAGAGTTCGAAGTGTAGGGAATCCTTGTAGGAATTGCTGTGGGTATCTGTGTGACACCCGAGGCAGGAATCCACCGCGGCCTGGGCGGTATCGAATTCATGGGCACCGTGGCACGACGTGCAGCCGAGTTCGCGTTGCGCTGCCTCGGAGTCCATGGGCAGACGTGCGAGCGACGGCGACATGGGCGAGAGGCCCGAGGCAAGGCGCATGCCGTGTTTTCCCGCAAGAAACCCCGAGACTTCGTTTTCATGGCAGGACTCACACGCCTCGTGAGTCAGCGAATCGCTCCACCGTGCTCCGGGGCTCTCACCGACATGGCAGTTTGAGCAGTTGACCCCCGCGCGTGCGTGGACGGTGCCAGCCCATTCGGCAAGCAGAGCCGGGTCGACCTCCCTGTCTGTCGGTGCGTCGTGCTCCCTAGAAGAAAGAAGGGGTCCGACAGCCTCGGGTTCGTCTCTTTCAGCCACAAGCGGCGTTGCAAGCAATCCGGGCTCGTCGCTGTGCTGAAGCAGAAAGTCCTCATAGAGAGCCCTGTTATCGTGGTAGTTGTGACAACCAGCCGCGGCACAGGTGTTAAAGTCCATCTCCGTGTGGGTCGGGCGCTGCTCGGCGATATCAAAGTGGCAGTGAAAGCAGTGATCATCGGGCACCGTGACTCCCATAGTGGTTACCATTTCCGGGTGGTGTTCCACATGGCAGCTTACGCACAGGCGCGCGTTTAGCAATTCAAGCTCCGCTAGGCTGCGCGGATCGGTAAATACACTTTCGGCGTGGGAATCATTGGCTATCTCAAGTTCCTTGGCGTGACAATCAATACAGGCTTGCTGTGGAACGCCTTCAAAAGGGATGTGACACGCCTCACACGCAAGTTCGATCTGGTGGTGTCCGTGGGTTGCTTTGCCGGGCAGAAAAGCCTGCTGGTTATCAGTCTGGAGTCGCCAGATGAAGAATCCCGCCAGAAGGAGATTGAGGGAAATCAGAAATCCCCAGAAAATTCGAGCGCGTGTCACAAGTGTATCCTTAGAAGTAATAGACTGACAGGATGTGCAGGGCTATGAGGGCGGGGAGCGGCGAGAGCATCAGCACGTGTATCCAGACCATGCGTCTTCTCCATCTATGGCTCGGATGTCTTGTGAACTGATACCGCGACCATATTCCGGCTGCCGCAAGTGCGCCGCCTAGATTAGCGGCTACAAACACTATCATCAGCGCCAGGTTCAGATTCGAGCCGAACCGCATTCCCGTATGGGCCACCAGCACGATGAGTCCCGCTACGCCCAGTATTCCGTGCAAAACGCGCCAGGATGAAAACGAGCCGAACCGCAGCTGTCTCCAGTGCTTGCGGAAGTAAAGCGATAGGCCTATAAGGGAGAATCCTAGCAGCAAAAATCCCGTGACCTGCTGCCAGAAACCGCTACGCCAGAGTATATCTAAAGGTATGTCCTGGCGGACTGTCCGTGAGTACGGAATCGTCATCACAGAGATTGCTGTAACCAGTATAACGGCCGAAACGGCGGCCGTGACGAGCCCTCTGACTTCCATTCCGTGCCACGGCTTAGTGGACTGTGACATCCTCTGTGCGCTACGGGACATGCTATCAGAATATATGCTTTTCGAGGCTCTTGCCAAGCCAGCTCGGATTGGTCATCTTCTAACCGGTGATTAGTTCCCCCGAAAGCTTGGCAAAGGGTATGAAGTTCCACTCGACGCTTGCAGTTTCAGCGTGCGGATGCACCAATCCGCTTTTCTGCCCGTATCACAAGCCAAGGGTATAATCGCCCGCTGCCGGATCATGCTGGTGAGAAGCCTTGATGATCAGTCATTACACCAATTCCGGAGCTTTCGGAAGAATTCCTTCCGGGTGCGTCTTCCGGGAAAAACTACCGAGAACAAAACAGAAGCTGTCAGGAACAGGTTGAGCAGAGTTCCCTGAGGAGTATTCCCACTCCCGGCAACTGTACACGCTCCGTTGCCTTCATCAGATTCGGGATAAACTCCTGAACCAAAGATATACATGAAGCGACCGATAGGATCTTCATGGTGACCTACGTCTGCTGCTTCAATGTAACTTATCTTGTGCGAATTGCCTGGAACTAGGTTATTTTCCAGCCATTGCGGAGTTGGTTCATCACCGGGACGCAACCAATGATATTCTACAAAGTTGCCCTTTCCATCTTTGGGTGTTCCGTTTTCTGTTACCGAGTTCCTAAGCAGTTCCGCAATATTTTTGTTTTCCTCCCCGTCAATCGGATTTGGATTCGGATCCCTCAGCTTAAGATTCAGTCCGTTCAGTTGAGGACTGTTTCCGTTTAGAACCACGGTGGCATCTTCATCCAATTCCATGATGAAAACGTATATGCTGCCTTCCTTAAAACCTCCTTCTGAAAAACAAGCGATTTTCTTCTGAAATTCCGTGTACCTTATGGAAGCCATGTCGTCAAACCCTATAATCCTATCAGGGTCCGCTTTCCTCAATTCCTCCATCGCTTTTCTTCTGCCATCCACAAGCAGGTCTTGAGTGACGGAGATAACGCTTTTTACATACAGCTTAAGAAGCAGTTTCTGCGTATCCAGACTCTCTTCGTTTTCAACATCCCCGGCGGTGGTATCAAGTTCGAGATCCGTACAGTCGGGTTTGACTACAGCGGAGTCTTCTTTGTCGTGATGAAAACCCGCTATGACTACGAACTCTCCATAGATGGTATCTACTTTCTTTCCGCAAGCCTGTCTGTTTTCTCCGTCGTATCTGTACCCCGTGCAACCCTCTTCTTCGATTAATTGCCTTAAGGTATCCCCGATCTGCGAACCTTGGGCGTCCGGGTTAACCACTTTGCCATACAATTCGGGGTGTCCCGGGTGATTGTCTATGATATTAGCGGAATTTATTATGATGGAGTACATGTCATTGCCATCGTTAAAAACTCCTTGCTTTCTTAGTTCCTCGAAAAATACCACCCAGAGACTTACCAGTTCTTTTTGTTCTTCCAGAGTGGGGTTGGGGTTGTTGATTCTTAATAATGGACTGAAATGTTCAATTATGTGGGAAAGAAACTCCCCCACCTCCGCTTCGCTTGCGATATTGACATCTTCCGCCATCTTGTTGCCCTGACTTTCATTATGAGCCGAAGCTTCAATGCTGAACGAAAAAACAAGCACTAACGAGAAAAACAAGCCCAGAAGCATTCCGTGTGTTTTAACTTTCATCATCTTCCTCCTGATACCGCAATTTCCGATTTGCCGACATTACGCTTTGCCGTGCCTGCTCTGAATAATTTCACGGCCGCATGTTCGGACAGTAATTTCGCAGTCCTCCAGACAACCAGATTCTTTTTTCTTCCTTAAAATTCTAACACATCTGGAATCTTTTATGGAATCACGGGCAAGAATCCGGTAATCACCTCTGTTTTGCTTCCCTGTTGTTCACTCCCTTGGGAGATGAACAACTGCCGGGGTGTGCCAAGAGGCTCGAATTTCCCACAGCCTTTTGGCATACCACCTGCCAATCGAGGCTCTGGAGGCTAATGCCATTTGTTTCGGTTATCATTTAAATGACATTCGAGGGGATTGGGAAAACCCAAGAGAATCGGCCGCGGCGGATGCCGATTCTCTCTAATCTTGTTTTCAGTTCACGGAAAGGGGTTCAGTGCGGGTTGGCGGCGGCAAAAAATTTTCTCCTTACCTCTGTCGTGGCCGGAGTCCGAATAACATGCAAGAATACGATCTTTTTTCTTTAGTTCTGCTTTTTTTCACGGGCGTTCTGGCGGGAGTGATAAACGTGATGGCGGGTGGAGGAAGCAGCATCGTTCTTCCCGTGCTCATATTTCTTGGGATTGATCCCACAGTCGCAAACGGAACAAACAGGGTGGCGATTTTGTTTCAGAATTTCTTTGCGGCTCTTTCCTTCAGAAAAGAGGGCGTTGCCGGCATTAAAACCAGCGTCAGGCTCGCGGCCTTCACCCTCCCCGGTGTTTTGGTGGGAGCTTTTGCGGCGGTGCGGGTGGGAGATGAGCTTTTCGAAAAAATCCTGGCCGTCGTGCTTATCTTCGTCTGCGCATCCTTTTTCCTTAAAGTTGATTCTTTCGGCAAGCTGCTCGGCGGCGGCGAAACAGGGCGGGGATGGGTTCTTTACCCGGCACTTGTGCTTATAGGTTTTTACGGAGGTTTTATCCAGGTCGGCGTGGGACTTTTCATAATGGCGGCTCTTTATCATCTTATGGGAGCATCCCTAGCTAAGGTAAACGCGCACAAGGTGATTGTGGTGCTTATCTACACGATTCCAGCGATCCTCATATTTTTTCTAAGCGGCAACATAAGCTGGTTCATAGGCATCTGTCTCGCCGCGGGAAATTCGGTCGGCGGATGGTTCGGCGCCACGTTTTCCGTAAGGGGCGGCGAAAAATACATAAGGATGGCTCTTGTCGTTGCCGTCGGGATTATGGCTCTTAAGCTTCTCCGGGTATTTTAGGCGCCGGGCAGGTGTTATGCGCCGGAGCCCGGGAGGGGACCCGCCGCGGTTTTTCTCAGAAATTCGTACAGAGTGTGGTAGATGTTTTTGTTCTGAATCAGCTTCTCGTGAGTTCCCTGCTCCACTACTTCCCCCTTATGGATCACTATTACGTTATCAACGTCCTTTAGGGTTGAGAGCTTGTGGGTTATGACCAACCTTGTCTGAGAGCCGGCGGTGCTTCTTATCACTTCCTGTATTCTTTTTTCAGTTTCCGCGTCCAGATGGGAAGTTGCCTCGTCCATTATAAGAAGTTTCGAATTTTTCCTGACCGCTTTTTCGATCGACCGGGCCTGGGTTTCTCCCGAAGAAAGCTTTACGGGTTCGGCTGCCGGACCATCCCGCTCGTCCCTTTCGTCGGATATGTCCTTTTCGAACAGAAACAGGTCTTGGAAGATGGCGGTTATGTTAGAGCGCAGGTACCTGTTTGACAGTTCCTCGATATCTGTGCCGTTAAAGAGAATCTGGCCCCTCTGGGGTTTATAGAATTTAAGGAGCAGGTTCACGATGGTCGTCTTCCCCGCTCCCGTGATTCCCACAAGGGCGGCACTCTCTCCAGATCTTACTGTAAAGGATGCGTTCTTGAGCACCCATTCCCGCTCGTTATACGAAAACCATACGCCCCGGAACTCAAGAAGAGATCCCTCGGTTGTCGCGGGCACCAGAGATCCGCTTCCCTCAGATTTTTCCGCCAGAGTGTCGTAGAGGTTCTCGGAGGCTGCAACGGCGGACTGGAAGACATTGAATTTTTCTGAAAGTTCCTGGATGGGCTTGAATATCATCCTTACGTAGTAAAGAAACGCGAGCAGGGCTCCCAGGGACAGGTCAAGGTTCATGACCCCGATCGCCCCGTACCACAGGATTATCCCGGTTGCCGCTATGCCCACGTACTCTATGGAAGGGCGGAAAATCACGTAGACCCAGAGCTGCTGTATATTGGCCCTGTAGTTTTCCGTGTTTACCTCCCAGAATTTCTCGAAGTTTCTTTTCTCCTTTCCGTAAAGCTTAAGGAGCACTATTCCCCTCATGCTTTCTGCGACAAAGGCGTTAAGCTTGCCTATGGTTCTTCGGATTTCCCTGTACACCAGTCGAAGCTTCATTCGGAAGATGGATACCGTGAAAGTAAGGAACGCCGTAAGCGCGACGATTATAAGCGTGAGCCCGACGTTCATCTTGAACATGATCACCAGAGTGCCGATTATGATTATGATGTCCTTTATGAAGTGTATGAGAACGGAGGTGTACATCTCGTTTATGGCGTTAACGTCGTTTGTGACGCGTGTGGTTATCCTGCCCACGGGATTTCGGTCGAAGTACTGCTGGGGAAGTGAGAGTATATGGGAGAGGGTGTGGTTTCGCATGTCGTGCATTATTTTCTGGCCCGAGTAGTGAAGAATGTAGGTAAAAGAAGAGGTGAAGAGGAAAATTCCAACCACCGATAAAACCACGTATAAAGCGAGGGTCTTGAGCCTTTTTGTCTGTTTTGAGCGAAGAAGCGACACTTCCTCTTTGGCGAGTGATCCAAGGTCTGAGTGAGCCAGAAACGCAACCCCTTCGGTTTCTTCAAACAGGGAAGCGTTTCGGGCTATTATTCCCAAAACCTCCTGCTTTTCATCTTCCTCAAATTCCCCGGGGTTGACCACGATATATTTTGTCTCGGAGAACTCGACGCCCGAGCGTTCGATTCTGTCTTTCTCCGAGGAGGAGAGCTTTGAGAAATCGACCAGAAATCCTCCGTCCGCAAGGGCAAGCGTGGATTCCACCCCGAGTCCCGAGAGCGCCCGCTCCGCTTCTTCCCCTCTCTCGGCCTTGCTCCATGTAGGATAAATATAGTCATCGACCGCGACTTTGATGAGGTAGGGAACCGTGATTTCAAGCGCCGCGGTGGCCATCATCAGAAGAAGGGACAGGGCAAAGTAACCTCTGTACTTTCCCAGAAAGCCCAGAATCCACCCCATGATCTTAAGATCGTAAGTTGATTTCCTGTTTCTCTCCAAGTCGCTCATTTATACACCTTAGACAGACTGCAGTCTTTCAAGCGCGTAGTAAACTCCGCGTCGCTCCACCAGTTCCCTTCGCTCCCCGCTTTCAATTATCTCTCCGTTTTTCATGACCGCGATCCGCGAGAGCCCGACTACGGAGGATATTCTGTTTGAAATTATCACCACCGTGCGCCCGCGCATTGCCTCTATTACGTTTGTTATCACGGTGTTTTCCGTCTGCGGATCAAGGGACGAGAGCACATCATCAAGTATCAGGACTTCGGGATTGAGCACCAAGGCCCTTGCTATGGCTAGGCGTTGTCGCTGTCCTCCCGAGAGGCTGAGTCCCCGCTCTCCCACCACGGTGTCGAATCCCTGCTGAAACTCCATTATCTGTTCGTATATCCCCGCCGTTTTGGCTGCCTGCTCCACCTGCTCGCGGGTTATGCTTGGGTTTATGAAGGTTATGTTGTCATAAACCGTTCCGCTGAACACGGTTATTTCCTGCGGCACATAGACGATGGTCTCCTGAAGGCTTTTTCTTGATATTCCCCTTATGTCGATCCCGTCGACCGTTATTGCGCCCGGTTCGGTCTCGTGGATTTTCATGAGCAGCTTCATCAACGTGGTCTTCCCGGAGCCCACGAGCCCCGTTATTCCCAGAGTCGTCCCGCAGGGTATGTGGAGGTTGACTTCGCGCAGAGCCGGATTGGAGCCGTAGGAGAAGGAAACCCCGGAGAACCTTATGTCTCCCTTGAGTTCGTAGTCTTTCTCCCCTGCCTGGGTGTCGTCTTTTTGTTCAACCGCGAAAATGTCGTTCAGCCTGTTTATCGAGGCGTTCCCCCTTTTTAGAAGATCGATCGCCCATCCCATGGCCATCATCGGCCAGGCGAGCATCATTAGGTAGATGAGTATGGCGGAGAACTCTCCGAGGGTTATTTCGGTACCGATTGCGCCCGCTCCGCCGAAGAAAAGAAACAGGGCCATCGCTAATGAGGGCACGAAATATATAAACGGCTGGAAGCCTGCGCGGATTTTCACTAGGCGTACGTTTTTTTCGAGGTAGTCTTCGCTTGCACGTTCAAAATCCCGCCCCTCGGCCCGCTCAAGTCCGAACGCTTTTACTACCTTGATTCCCGAGACCGGCTTCCTTGCGCTTTCGGTGAGCTCTGAGAAGGAATCTTGGGAGCGCTGGAACCTCTTCTCTATCATGTTTCCGAACTTGTATACGAAGACGGCGAGTGCGGGGAACGGCAAAAACGCGTAGAAGGCCATCTCGGGAGAGATGTAGACCATCGCGGCGAAGATGAAAAAAAACAGGAATACCCCGTCATACGCTATGAGCAGACCCAGGCCACAGGAGAACTTGAGAGTCTCTATGTCGTTTACCGTGTGCGCCATCAAGTCACCGACCTTTCTTGCCGAGAAGAAATCGAAGTTAAGCTTCTGGAGGTGGTCGAAGAAATCGTTTCTGAGCGAGTACTCTATTTTCCTCGCCCCGCCCATTATGAAGTACCGCCAGCCAAAGCGGAAAAACGCCATTAGCAGCCCGAGACCGAGGATGTAGAGGGAGTACTTGGTTATGAGGGAGAAATCTGCGCTCTCCAAGGTGAGCTCATCTATTATCCACTGGATTATTATGGGAACCGATAGCTGCGCCATATCCACCAGCGTGAGAGAGACAAGACCGGTTAGAAACGAGTATCTGTACCGTAAAATAAGGGAGGAAATGCTTGTTTTTTTGACCAATGGTATACGAGCAAATATTTTACGGGACCGAAAAACCAAGCGGCTGCCAAGCCTTGGTCCCATCGGATAAAAAGCAAATTTCCGGCGGCGCGCGACCGCTAAATCATTATACAGTGAAAAACCCGCAGAAGATAATCCGCTGTATCTGCAGGAGCGGTTTTTGCCCGGACGGTCGAGAATAGGGTATTTTTTTCGACCGGAGGCAGATAGCGTGGAGGATGTTTCCTACCAGGTTCCTGCGGGAGTTTCGACGGCGCAGCGGATTATAAAGAAAAGCAGGTTCATAGCTACTGTCGGGCGTGCGGGCACTAGAGGTGAGGCCGAAGATTTCATAGGGAGCGTAAGGGCTCTTCACCCCACGGCAAGCCATAACTGCTATGCGTTTTTGGCCTGCGCCCCGGGGGGAACGGATATCGGTTTCGGCGATGACGGGGAGGTCTCGGGAACCGCCGGGCGGCCCATGATGACTCTTCTGGAACACAGCGGCATAGGGGAGATAGCGGTCGTGGTAACCCGGTATTTCGGAGGGATAAAACTCGGTCCCGGCGGGCTTCTGAGGGCATACACGGAGTCCCTGAGGGCAACCTTGGGGGAGCTTGAGCTTGAAGACCATGTCCCGGTGCGGGCGGGGCACCTTGTTTTTTCCTACGCCCATGAAAATTCCATACGGATTCTGTTTGAGAAGTCAGGCGTTACAATAACGAGCGTCGAGCGCGGGGAGGATGTTCACTTCGACCTCACAGCACCTCTCGGTGTCGCTGCGAGCCTTGAAGAGAAGGTTGCTTCCTTGACTAGGGGGAAATCCAGGCTTGTCTGGAAACAGGCAGACTGAGGGCTCATCGAGAGTGGATATTCCCTGTTCTGCCGTAAGGTCAAAGCCGGTATACTAACCTTCAACCAATTTCGCAGGTGGAGGGGTTATGAACGTCTACGAGTGCGTAAGATCGCTTAGTTCCGTAAGAAGTTACCTCGACGGGGAAGTTCCGGACGAAGTCATCATGGAGGTCATGGAATCGGGGAGGCTCTCGCCGAGTGCCCACAACAATCAACCGTGGGAATTCGTGCTTATAAAGGACCGCGCAATGCTCCGGGAAATGGGAAAGTACTGCACAAGCGGCAGCTTCATTGTGCAGGTGGCTTTTGCGGTGGTGCTTTTGGTGGATCCGCAAAGCAAGTGGCACCAGATCGACGGCACTAGGGCTGCGCAGAACATGGTTTTAGTGGCGTGGAGCCACGGACTCGGGTCTTGCTGGATAGGAAGAATAGAGAAGGAAGAGCTTAAAAGGTATCTTGGAGTGCCGGAAGAGCTCGATGTTCTTACCGTGCTTCCGTTCGGTTACTTCGACAAAAGGCGGGTCGCTACCGGGAAGTTGAGGAAAAGTCCGGACGAGGTCTTTCATCTCGACGGTTACGGAAAAAGAATTTCGAGATAAGAGGCTTGCGGGACTTTTTCGCGCCGGCCGTCTACAAACTCATCCACTCGGACGAGCGACTTAGCGGCACAAAGCATAAGAACTGCGCAGGATGAATTTTAAGAAGCTTGGAAACACGGAAGTTCTCGTTCCCGAGATCGGACTCGGCACGTGGAACTACAAGGGGGGAGTGGAACCTCTGAGGGCAGGCATCAAGCTAGGGGCTTCGCTTATAGACACCGCCGAGGGGTACTACACGGAAGATATAGTCGGAGAGGCCGTGCGTCCCTTTAGGGACGAGGTCATCATAGCGACAAAGGTTTCGGGAAGGAACCTTGCCCACGACAGTGTGCTTAGGTCCTGCGAGGCGAGTCTCGAGAAGCTTGGCACGGACTGGATAGATCTTTACCAGATACACTGGCCGAACCCCCTCTATCCGATAGAGGGGACAATGAGAGCGCTTGAGAAGCTGGTTGACCGCGGATGCGTGAGCTACGTCGGGGTGAGCAATTTTTCCGCGAGGCAGATACGCGAGGCCCAGAACTATTTCCCTAACTATCCGATAGTCTCAAACCAGGTGCTCTACAACCTTAGATCAAGGAACATACAAAAAGAGCTGCTTCCCTACTGCCTGGATAACGACGTAACCGTAATGGCCTACACCCCGCTTGACGCCGGAAGACTCTGCCGCCCCCGTCATGGCAGTGTTTTGTCCCAGATAGCGGCCGAGACCGGGAAGACGGAGGCACAGGTTGCCCTTAACTGGTGTGTTTGCCAGGAGAACGTCATCGTGATTCCGAAGGCGGATTCGGTGGCGAGAACGGTCGAGAACTGCGGGGCCTCGGGATGGAGGCTTTCCCAGGAGCAGTTGCGCATGCTCGATGAGACATTCTGAAGTTTCGTTCTACGGTCCCATTATGTGATATACTTAGCGGGTTGAATATGGAATAAGAGGAGGAGAGTGTGCGATGAGTTTAAAAAAAACGCTTTCACTTTTGGTTTTCTTTTTTGTTTTAGCTTTCTTTTCTTTAACCGACCCCGCTTCGGCGAGCGAGCTTGATACGGGCGATACAGCTTGGATACTGACTTCAACCGCGCTTGTTCTTTTCATGACGATTCCCGGGCTTGCGCTTTTCTACGGGGGGCTAGTCGGCAAAAAAAACGTTCTTTCGCTGCTGATGCAGTGCTTTTCCATTACCGCAGTCGTAACGGTTATATGGACGTTTTTCGGTTACAGCATGGCTTTTGACACTACCGGCATGGTAGCGGGAGAAGTCGGGATGAACGCCTTCGTGGGAGGCTTCTCAAAGGCGTTCCTAAACGGTGTGGGTATCGATACTCTTTCGGGGACGATCCCCGAAGTTCTGTTCTTCGCCTTCCAGCTTACCTTCGCGATTATCACTCCGGCACTTATAATCGGGGCGTTTGCCGAGAGAATGAAGTTCTCGGCTATGCTTCTGTTCACCGCCCTTTGGGTGATATTCTGTTACTTCCCGATCGCGCACATGGTCTGGGGAGGGGAGGGTTCCTACCTTGGAGACAAGGGAGTGATTGACTTTGCAGGCGGAATAGTAGTCCATATCACGGCGGGTACCGCGGCCCTTGTGGCGGCGATACTGGTCGGGCCCAGGAGAGGCTACCCCAGACAACTTGCGCTTCCGCACAATCTCACTCTTACGATGATAGGTACCGCGATGCTCTGGGTCGGATGGTTCGGATTTAACGGAGGAAGCGCCCTTGCGGCCGGTGGGCAGGCGGCCATGGCGGTCGTCGTGACCCAGATTTCTCCATGCGTTGCCGCTCTCACCTGGATATTTCTTGAAAGCGTAAGATCGGGCAAGCCCAGCGCTCTTGGTTTCGCCACTGGGGCCATCGCGGGTCTCGCAGCCATAACTCCCGCCTCTGGCACTGTGGGACCGCTTGGAGCCATAGTCATAGGATGCGCATCTTCTGTGCTTGCCTACATAGCAGCCACTTACATCAAGTTCCGTTTCAATTATGACGACGCGCTTGACGTCGTGGGAGTTCACGGAGTCGGAGGTCTGGTAGGAATCATCTTGGTAGGAGTGTTTGCCTCGAACTCTTTCGGCGGTTCGATCGTGGATCTCGATATAGGCGCGCAGTTAGGCATACAGATCTACGGGGGAATATTCGCGGTTGTATACACTGCCATAGTGAGCTATATAGTGCTCAAGGTCGTTGACATGCTCGTCGGACTCAGGGTCACCGAGGATGAAGAAACCGAAGGTCTTGACATAACGGATCACGGAGAGTCGGGTTACTACGGCATCTAGAGTGGGGGCGGAAACCAGCGCACACATGGTTTACGAATGAGTACTCAGGCGCGGGACGCAAGGACCTGCGCCTGCGGGTACTCCGTTGGGGACCCGTGGGTGGTTCCGAAGCAGAGG
Proteins encoded in this window:
- a CDS encoding DUF1949 domain-containing protein, coding for MEDVSYQVPAGVSTAQRIIKKSRFIATVGRAGTRGEAEDFIGSVRALHPTASHNCYAFLACAPGGTDIGFGDDGEVSGTAGRPMMTLLEHSGIGEIAVVVTRYFGGIKLGPGGLLRAYTESLRATLGELELEDHVPVRAGHLVFSYAHENSIRILFEKSGVTITSVERGEDVHFDLTAPLGVAASLEEKVASLTRGKSRLVWKQAD
- a CDS encoding aldo/keto reductase, producing the protein MNFKKLGNTEVLVPEIGLGTWNYKGGVEPLRAGIKLGASLIDTAEGYYTEDIVGEAVRPFRDEVIIATKVSGRNLAHDSVLRSCEASLEKLGTDWIDLYQIHWPNPLYPIEGTMRALEKLVDRGCVSYVGVSNFSARQIREAQNYFPNYPIVSNQVLYNLRSRNIQKELLPYCLDNDVTVMAYTPLDAGRLCRPRHGSVLSQIAAETGKTEAQVALNWCVCQENVIVIPKADSVARTVENCGASGWRLSQEQLRMLDETF
- a CDS encoding ABC transporter ATP-binding protein, encoding MGPRLGSRLVFRSRKIFARIPLVKKTSISSLILRYRYSFLTGLVSLTLVDMAQLSVPIIIQWIIDELTLESADFSLITKYSLYILGLGLLMAFFRFGWRYFIMGGARKIEYSLRNDFFDHLQKLNFDFFSARKVGDLMAHTVNDIETLKFSCGLGLLIAYDGVFLFFFIFAAMVYISPEMAFYAFLPFPALAVFVYKFGNMIEKRFQRSQDSFSELTESARKPVSGIKVVKAFGLERAEGRDFERASEDYLEKNVRLVKIRAGFQPFIYFVPSLAMALFLFFGGAGAIGTEITLGEFSAILIYLMMLAWPMMAMGWAIDLLKRGNASINRLNDIFAVEQKDDTQAGEKDYELKGDIRFSGVSFSYGSNPALREVNLHIPCGTTLGITGLVGSGKTTLMKLLMKIHETEPGAITVDGIDIRGISRKSLQETIVYVPQEITVFSGTVYDNITFINPSITREQVEQAAKTAGIYEQIMEFQQGFDTVVGERGLSLSGGQRQRLAIARALVLNPEVLILDDVLSSLDPQTENTVITNVIEAMRGRTVVIISNRISSVVGLSRIAVMKNGEIIESGERRELVERRGVYYALERLQSV
- a CDS encoding ABC transporter ATP-binding protein, with translation MSDLERNRKSTYDLKIMGWILGFLGKYRGYFALSLLLMMATAALEITVPYLIKVAVDDYIYPTWSKAERGEEAERALSGLGVESTLALADGGFLVDFSKLSSSEKDRIERSGVEFSETKYIVVNPGEFEEDEKQEVLGIIARNASLFEETEGVAFLAHSDLGSLAKEEVSLLRSKQTKRLKTLALYVVLSVVGIFLFTSSFTYILHYSGQKIMHDMRNHTLSHILSLPQQYFDRNPVGRITTRVTNDVNAINEMYTSVLIHFIKDIIIIIGTLVIMFKMNVGLTLIIVALTAFLTFTVSIFRMKLRLVYREIRRTIGKLNAFVAESMRGIVLLKLYGKEKRNFEKFWEVNTENYRANIQQLWVYVIFRPSIEYVGIAATGIILWYGAIGVMNLDLSLGALLAFLYYVRMIFKPIQELSEKFNVFQSAVAASENLYDTLAEKSEGSGSLVPATTEGSLLEFRGVWFSYNEREWVLKNASFTVRSGESAALVGITGAGKTTIVNLLLKFYKPQRGQILFNGTDIEELSNRYLRSNITAIFQDLFLFEKDISDERDERDGPAAEPVKLSSGETQARSIEKAVRKNSKLLIMDEATSHLDAETEKRIQEVIRSTAGSQTRLVITHKLSTLKDVDNVIVIHKGEVVEQGTHEKLIQNKNIYHTLYEFLRKTAAGPLPGSGA